From the genome of Halobellus litoreus, one region includes:
- a CDS encoding VOC family protein, protein MGIATLAHAELYCPDLEASLEHFRDTMGMYVRHEEADAYYLAAFGDWQDYTLIIRDGDTWGCKHVAWMLEDESDFEDFEKRIEDAGYDTEWVEDGAEPGQGRALRFDYPGATPEYMELVYDVDRAFDTVADENKPRLKNQPARKPERGAGFRRIDHVNFNVSNVPECVDFFEHVLGFELREEGLDPDGNQVGAWMSVSPLVHEVAFITPPPDANVVDKIDHVAYYMDGGYRGELERAADLLRERDIEFVGGPARHGISQAHFNYYLEPSGNKVEIFAGGYLIFDPEWETITWTPEDGSDGFVWWGGKAGQHARRQYDYVPTDETDWSDEGAHHLRDRYKSQEPENDD, encoded by the coding sequence ATGGGTATTGCAACCCTTGCACACGCAGAACTGTACTGTCCGGATCTGGAGGCGTCGCTGGAACACTTCCGCGACACGATGGGGATGTACGTCCGCCACGAGGAGGCGGACGCGTACTACCTGGCGGCCTTCGGCGACTGGCAGGATTACACCCTCATCATCCGCGACGGCGACACTTGGGGCTGCAAGCACGTCGCCTGGATGCTCGAAGACGAGAGCGACTTCGAGGACTTCGAGAAGCGGATCGAGGATGCTGGATACGACACCGAGTGGGTCGAGGACGGAGCCGAACCCGGCCAGGGGCGCGCCCTCAGGTTCGACTACCCGGGCGCGACGCCCGAGTATATGGAACTGGTCTACGATGTCGACCGCGCGTTCGACACGGTCGCAGACGAGAACAAGCCACGGTTGAAGAACCAGCCCGCCCGCAAACCGGAACGCGGTGCGGGCTTCCGCCGCATCGACCACGTGAATTTCAACGTGAGCAACGTCCCCGAGTGCGTCGACTTCTTCGAGCACGTCCTCGGGTTCGAACTCCGCGAGGAGGGGCTGGATCCCGACGGAAACCAGGTCGGCGCGTGGATGAGCGTGAGTCCGCTCGTCCACGAAGTCGCCTTCATCACGCCACCGCCGGACGCAAACGTCGTCGACAAGATCGACCACGTCGCCTACTACATGGACGGCGGCTACCGCGGGGAACTCGAACGCGCCGCCGACCTCCTCAGGGAACGCGACATCGAGTTCGTGGGCGGCCCCGCCCGGCACGGTATCAGCCAGGCGCACTTCAACTACTACCTCGAACCCTCCGGCAACAAGGTGGAGATCTTCGCCGGCGGCTACCTGATCTTCGACCCCGAGTGGGAGACGATCACGTGGACCCCCGAAGACGGCTCTGACGGGTTCGTCTGGTGGGGCGGCAAGGCCGGACAGCACGCCCGCCGACAGTACGATTACGTGCCCACCGACGAGACCGACTGGTCCGACGAGGGGGCCCACCACCTCCGCGACCGGTACAAGTCACAGGAGCCCGAGAACGACGACTGA